From a single Methanophagales archaeon genomic region:
- a CDS encoding CHAT domain-containing protein — MTMNILHITDLGNGKVQIAWQSGSAVPRSCPEPIPFTDPLSVEDREALRWYLEEYLQFPYGAERFKAERVEKKMKEWGKSIFEQIFAECDFDPDPRSLYQEAVRAGLENCELCITSEDASFLNIPWELIYDPTQGRGYLAFNLAGLYRHRTGHKIEAPSAVSGDADAPFRILLVIARPYGERDVPLGMVARPMLEALRAQRAKIEVEVLRPPTFDELQRRLNDRKGYYNLVHFDGHGEFAQPPDSSLTRFGVSTGAGHLVFENEDGSPHKVSASELGQVLASAHVPLFVLNACQSAIEGAEDPFSSIASQLIATGAKGVVAMSYSVYAITAARFMQRFYEKLISHASLSEAVAAARRRLWTKRDHETSAGI, encoded by the coding sequence ATGACTATGAATATCCTTCACATTACCGACCTCGGAAACGGTAAAGTTCAAATTGCATGGCAATCCGGCAGTGCAGTTCCTCGTTCCTGCCCGGAGCCAATACCTTTTACTGACCCGCTCAGCGTAGAAGACCGAGAAGCCCTTCGCTGGTATCTTGAGGAATATCTTCAGTTCCCTTACGGTGCGGAGAGGTTTAAGGCGGAACGAGTAGAGAAGAAGATGAAAGAGTGGGGCAAATCTATATTCGAGCAGATATTCGCAGAGTGTGATTTCGACCCCGACCCTCGTTCTTTATATCAGGAAGCAGTGCGAGCAGGACTTGAGAATTGCGAACTGTGCATAACCTCAGAAGACGCTTCTTTTTTAAACATTCCATGGGAATTGATTTACGACCCCACTCAGGGTAGGGGTTATCTTGCATTTAATCTCGCAGGACTCTATCGTCATCGCACAGGTCATAAGATTGAGGCGCCTTCGGCTGTTTCGGGGGATGCAGATGCGCCCTTTCGCATACTGCTCGTGATTGCTCGTCCTTATGGAGAGCGAGATGTGCCTCTGGGGATGGTTGCGCGACCGATGCTTGAAGCTTTACGCGCTCAACGAGCAAAAATAGAAGTGGAAGTGTTGCGTCCACCTACTTTCGATGAACTGCAGCGTCGGTTGAATGATAGAAAAGGCTATTATAATCTTGTGCATTTCGACGGGCATGGTGAGTTTGCACAGCCTCCTGATTCTTCTTTAACACGGTTTGGTGTCAGCACAGGAGCCGGGCATCTCGTGTTCGAGAATGAGGATGGCTCGCCTCATAAGGTAAGTGCTTCCGAGCTGGGTCAGGTATTAGCCTCTGCGCATGTCCCGCTGTTCGTGCTCAATGCATGCCAGTCTGCGATTGAAGGAGCTGAAGACCCTTTTTCATCCATCGCCTCGCAATTGATTGCAACCGGTGCTAAGGGGGTGGTGGCAATGTCCTACTCCGTGTATGCAATCACCGCAGCAAGATTTATGCAGCGGTTCTATGAAAAACTGATTTCTCATGCATCGCTTTCAGAAGCGGTAGCAGCAGCGAGGCGCAGGCTGTGGACCAAGCGAGACCACGAGACATCAGCAGGAATATAA
- the cobD gene encoding cobalamin biosynthesis protein CobD, with translation MSSCFYFCCYFITQLLIFMLALAIDLAFGDPPERLERFYPIVWISRLMYFFDRITKRGNANKERVLGVIYAVLIAAIFTIPCLALLMLMSMAPYPYEVLYLILAVPVFKMTFTVKGLERYAQGVIAATDLEAKREAVSKIVSRDVSSLDIEHLNSAAIESVAENLTDSVIAPFFYFALFGVPAAMLYRVINTLDAVVGYKTDRYRHFGWFAARADDILNYIPERIAAALILLAGGRPRCDAVERGRRVHRTIVAMCSVLRVKVEKLGHYSVTGRDDSSGNGNGYEAPRTEHIAESIRVVKRSALIFALCYAMITIVGYMCLCR, from the coding sequence ATGAGTTCTTGTTTTTATTTCTGTTGTTACTTCATAACCCAGCTCCTGATATTCATGCTCGCTCTCGCGATTGATCTCGCTTTTGGTGACCCGCCAGAGCGATTAGAGCGATTTTACCCTATTGTATGGATAAGTAGGCTTATGTATTTCTTTGACCGAATAACAAAGCGGGGCAACGCAAATAAGGAGCGAGTACTCGGGGTTATATATGCTGTGCTGATAGCTGCTATCTTCACTATACCCTGTCTGGCGCTGCTTATGCTTATGTCTATGGCACCGTATCCGTATGAAGTTCTGTATCTCATATTAGCAGTGCCTGTATTCAAGATGACATTCACCGTGAAGGGTCTGGAGAGGTATGCTCAAGGAGTAATAGCAGCGACGGATTTAGAAGCGAAGAGGGAAGCAGTGAGTAAGATAGTGAGCAGGGATGTATCGAGTCTGGATATAGAGCATCTGAATTCTGCTGCCATCGAATCGGTCGCCGAGAACCTGACAGATAGTGTCATAGCACCGTTCTTCTATTTCGCACTCTTCGGTGTGCCTGCTGCCATGCTCTATCGTGTGATAAACACTCTTGATGCGGTGGTGGGCTATAAAACGGACCGATACCGGCATTTCGGGTGGTTCGCTGCAAGGGCAGATGACATTCTGAATTATATACCGGAGCGTATTGCAGCGGCGTTGATATTGCTGGCGGGGGGTAGACCGAGGTGTGATGCCGTGGAAAGGGGCAGACGAGTGCACCGGACAATAGTGGCGATGTGTTCGGTCTTGCGTGTGAAGGTGGAGAAGCTCGGGCATTACTCGGTTACCGGGCGAGATGACAGTAGCGGTAACGGTAACGGCTACGAAGCGCCACGAACAGAACACATAGCTGAGTCTATAAGAGTGGTAAAGAGAAGTGCACTCATATTCGCACTATGCTATGCTATGATAACGATAGTGGGATATATGTGTCTTTGTCGGTAA